GATCCCGTACGTGGCGTACTGCCAGAGCGACATGGTGCTGGGAACGGACCAGGGCAAGTACGGCTTCGCCTTCATGGTGATCCCGTACTCCGCGGCGCTGGCGACGTCGAAGTACGCGTTCGAGAACCTCGGGAAGAAGTGGTTCTCGCTGACCGCGGACTACCGCTGGGGGCACAGCCTTCTCGAAGGCTGGATGTGGCAGAGCCAGCAGATGGGCGGGCAGTTCCTCGGCAACGTCTACCATCCGCTGGGCGCCACCGACTACTCCACGTACCTCACGAAGATCATGGCGGCCAACCCCGAGGTGCTCGTGATGAACAACCTCGGCGGCGACCAGACGGCCGCGATCAAGCAGATGAGCGAGCTCGGCCTCACGAAGAAGATGAAGATCGTCTGCACGAAGACCGCGATGACCACGCTGAAGGAATGCGGGGCCGCGTACGACGAGAACATCATGGGCGGGATGACCTTCTACTGGGGGCTGAAGGACAAGTACCCCGGCGCGAAGAAGTTCATGGACACCTACATGAAGAAGTTCGGCCAGCCCATCGAGCAGGACGGCGAGTCCGGCTACGTGGCGACGAACGCGCTCTTCATGGCGATGGAGAAGGCGAAGACGGTCACCGACAAGGAGAAGATCGTCGCCGCCATGGAAGGGCTCAAGTACACGCTGACGAAGGGGCCGGAGACCGTGCGCGCCTGCGACCATCAGCGGGAGCAGAGCTACCTCCTCGTGAGGGGGAGGGGAAAGAACGCGAAGGGATGGGATCTGGCGGATATCGTGGCCGAGATCCCCGGAAACTCGATCATCATGTCCTGCGAGGACAACGCGAAGAAGCTTCCGTTCTCCCAGATCAAGCTGCCCTAAGAAAGAATCCCGGACAGGCCGTCAAGTTCCTCCGGGGGGGCGCGCTTGCCCCTCCGGAGGACTGAAAGGGCGCTTATGTTCAGCGACATCAACTGGACCGTGTTCTTCATGCAGCTCTTCTTCGGGCTGGCGCTCGGCTCGATCTTCGTGCTCCTTGCGAGCGGGCTTTCCATCATCTACGGCCTGCTCGACGTGGTGAACTTCGCCCACGGGACGTTCGCCATGCTCGGGGCGTACGCGGTGTTCGTCGCCGTGAGCCTCTCCGGCAGCTTCGCGGTCGGGATCGCCAGCGCCGTGGTCATCGTCGCGCTGCTGGGGGTCGCCATCGAGCTGTTCCTCCTGAAGCCGCTGTACGGCAAGGACCCGCTCCTGCCGCTGCTCCTGACCTTCGGCCTGTCCATCGCCGTCCCCGACCTCGTGAAGATCGTTTTCGGCCTCACGGGGAAGCCGGTCGACTACCCGGCGGCGCTCGGCGGGGCGACGATCGTCGGCCCCGTCATCCTCTCCAATTACCGCCTGTTCATCATCGTCTTCACCCTTGCGATCCTGATCTCCCTCTGGCTCTTCCTGAAGAAGAGCGACCTGGGGATGATCATCCGCGCGGCGACGCGGGACAGCCTGATGGTCCAGATCCTGGGCACGAACACCTCCGGCATCTGGACGATCGGGTTCGCCATCGGCACCGGGCTCGCCGCCCTCGCGGGCGCGATCGCCGTCCCGATGCTGGCCGCGACCCCCGACATGGGCGTGGAGATGACGATGGTCGCGTTCGTCGTGACGGTCGTCGGCGGGCTGGGGAGCCTCGGCGGCGCCATCGTGGGGGGGCTGCTGATCGGCGTCATCGTGGCGTTCACCTCGCTGATCGCCGGGGAATACTCCAGCGTGGCCATGTACTTCTGCATGGCAGTCATCCTGCTGATCCGGCCCCGCGGGCTGTTCGGGGAAAGCGGAAGAGAATGACAAGGGGCCGATCCATGGAGCATCCGATCGAAAACCGGGAAGCGATCCTCAAGGAAGTGGCGCCGAAGCCGCAGTCGTCCGTCGTCTGGGGCGCCGCCCTGGTCCTCGCCGCGCTCCCCTTCGTGGTCTCCGTCCCGCTGGCGACGGAGATACTGATCTGGGGCCTTTTCGGGCTCGGGTTCAACCTCCTGCTGGGCTACACGGGA
The genomic region above belongs to Thermodesulfobacteriota bacterium and contains:
- a CDS encoding branched-chain amino acid ABC transporter permease encodes the protein MFSDINWTVFFMQLFFGLALGSIFVLLASGLSIIYGLLDVVNFAHGTFAMLGAYAVFVAVSLSGSFAVGIASAVVIVALLGVAIELFLLKPLYGKDPLLPLLLTFGLSIAVPDLVKIVFGLTGKPVDYPAALGGATIVGPVILSNYRLFIIVFTLAILISLWLFLKKSDLGMIIRAATRDSLMVQILGTNTSGIWTIGFAIGTGLAALAGAIAVPMLAATPDMGVEMTMVAFVVTVVGGLGSLGGAIVGGLLIGVIVAFTSLIAGEYSSVAMYFCMAVILLIRPRGLFGESGRE
- a CDS encoding ABC transporter substrate-binding protein, whose amino-acid sequence is MKRKTGGKVSRRDFLKGAAVGGAALAGGGIPFIARMAHAKAGVIKYGTMHPLTGTYSALGTDQRNATQLAVEEWNAKGGVLGNKIEWVHRDDQLNGAVALRRVKELVEEEKCDFIGGTLSGAISLAINEFANKNKIPYVAYCQSDMVLGTDQGKYGFAFMVIPYSAALATSKYAFENLGKKWFSLTADYRWGHSLLEGWMWQSQQMGGQFLGNVYHPLGATDYSTYLTKIMAANPEVLVMNNLGGDQTAAIKQMSELGLTKKMKIVCTKTAMTTLKECGAAYDENIMGGMTFYWGLKDKYPGAKKFMDTYMKKFGQPIEQDGESGYVATNALFMAMEKAKTVTDKEKIVAAMEGLKYTLTKGPETVRACDHQREQSYLLVRGRGKNAKGWDLADIVAEIPGNSIIMSCEDNAKKLPFSQIKLP